The following coding sequences are from one Treponema parvum window:
- a CDS encoding ABC-F family ATP-binding cassette domain-containing protein has product MNILSINALAMQGRESPLFEGVSFGLNYGEKVAVIGKNGSGKSTLLKIIAGILQPSGGSVVINKEAGVSFLPQDPSYDKNDTILDHIFKSPSPKLNIIRKYEEICEKLAFESTKEGALDRQFEDLNRQMEEKDLWNYESQISSILTALGIKNMQRKMSELSGGMIKKVALAQVLAEDTKLLLLDEPTNHLDIRTISYLQDYLASSNRTVLMVTHDRYFLDNVCDTIYELERGTLKYYKGNYSSYLEKKQIEAEIEANADRRIESVLRTEREWLLRGPCARGTKAKARIQRDMQLINREKFKADKEFSFEVSGRRSGKKILELHGISKNFPKGYAEKEISKSFDADAYGKEPVRVTTAAVPSPVLKNFSYTFSKGQKIGIFGDNGTGKSTLVNIITGKISPDSGSIIKGENTVFAHYEQNPVFPDKEMTVLEYVKEAAEIIKINDKNSVSAARFLEEFGFEGKIQYSPVSALSGGEKKRLLLVRLLIGNPNFLILDEPTNDFDIFTMNILERFLTEYEGCLLVISHDRYFMDKVADTLFILEDDGSVSGFAGKCSEYIMQEKSRSKHKENKKDKIDKKEKSSRNKTSVQNSVSSDTGIKKLSFKEQREFEQIEKDIETLEKRKKELENIMSDGKTDFSKIGKINAEYQTLSLSLEKKYERWEELA; this is encoded by the coding sequence ATGAATATTCTTTCAATAAATGCTCTGGCCATGCAGGGGCGAGAAAGTCCTCTTTTTGAGGGCGTAAGCTTCGGTCTTAACTACGGTGAAAAGGTCGCCGTTATAGGCAAAAACGGAAGCGGAAAGTCTACGCTGCTTAAAATTATTGCGGGAATATTGCAGCCGAGCGGAGGTTCCGTCGTCATAAACAAAGAAGCGGGCGTATCTTTTTTGCCGCAGGATCCCTCGTATGACAAAAACGACACAATACTTGACCATATATTTAAAAGTCCTTCCCCGAAACTTAATATAATCCGTAAATACGAAGAAATCTGTGAAAAACTTGCTTTTGAAAGTACAAAAGAAGGCGCTCTCGATCGGCAGTTTGAAGACCTCAACAGGCAAATGGAAGAAAAAGATCTGTGGAATTACGAATCGCAAATTTCATCAATACTGACGGCGCTCGGAATAAAAAACATGCAAAGAAAGATGTCGGAGCTTTCAGGCGGAATGATAAAAAAAGTCGCTTTAGCCCAGGTTTTGGCAGAAGACACAAAACTTCTTTTGCTCGACGAGCCTACAAACCACCTTGATATAAGAACGATAAGCTACCTGCAAGACTATCTTGCTTCATCAAACCGCACGGTGCTTATGGTAACGCACGACAGATATTTTTTAGACAACGTGTGCGATACTATCTACGAGCTTGAACGCGGGACGCTAAAATACTACAAAGGGAACTATTCATCCTATCTTGAAAAAAAACAAATCGAAGCTGAGATTGAAGCGAATGCCGACCGCCGCATTGAATCCGTCCTGCGGACGGAACGCGAATGGCTTTTGCGAGGCCCCTGCGCGCGCGGCACAAAAGCAAAGGCAAGAATTCAGCGCGACATGCAGCTTATAAACCGGGAAAAATTTAAAGCCGACAAAGAATTTTCTTTTGAAGTTTCAGGAAGAAGATCAGGCAAAAAAATTCTTGAATTGCACGGCATAAGTAAAAATTTTCCCAAGGGCTATGCTGAAAAAGAAATTTCCAAATCATTTGACGCCGATGCGTACGGCAAAGAGCCGGTAAGGGTGACGACGGCCGCCGTTCCTTCTCCCGTATTAAAAAATTTTTCTTATACATTCAGTAAAGGGCAAAAAATCGGCATATTCGGCGATAACGGCACGGGAAAATCCACCTTGGTAAACATAATAACCGGAAAAATTTCCCCGGATTCCGGGAGCATCATAAAAGGCGAAAATACGGTATTCGCGCATTACGAGCAAAATCCCGTCTTTCCCGACAAAGAAATGACCGTTCTTGAATACGTAAAAGAAGCGGCGGAAATCATCAAAATCAATGACAAAAACTCTGTAAGCGCTGCCCGTTTTTTGGAAGAATTCGGTTTTGAAGGCAAGATTCAATATTCGCCCGTTTCTGCTTTGAGCGGCGGTGAAAAAAAACGTCTTTTGCTTGTGCGGCTTCTCATAGGCAATCCTAATTTTTTGATCCTCGACGAACCGACCAACGACTTTGACATATTCACTATGAACATTCTTGAACGGTTTCTTACGGAATACGAGGGCTGCCTTCTTGTGATAAGCCACGACCGCTACTTTATGGACAAGGTTGCCGACACCCTTTTTATACTTGAAGACGACGGAAGCGTTTCAGGCTTTGCAGGAAAATGTTCCGAATATATTATGCAGGAAAAAAGCCGCTCGAAGCATAAGGAGAATAAAAAAGATAAAATCGATAAAAAGGAAAAAAGCAGCCGGAATAAAACGTCGGTGCAAAATTCCGTTTCTTCCGACACGGGAATAAAAAAACTTTCATTCAAAGAGCAAAGGGAATTCGAACAGATTGAAAAAGACATCGAAACTCTTGAAAAGCGCAAAAAAGAGCTTGAAAATATTATGTCGGACGGCAAAACGGATTTTTCAAAAATCGGAAAAATAAACGCCGAATATCAAACGCTATCCTTGTCGCTGGAAAAAAAATATGAAAGATGGGAAGAACTGGCGTAA
- a CDS encoding transketolase family protein, with protein sequence MKYESLRSAYGEKLVELGKKDKRVVALEADLGKSTQSIMFANEIPERYFQMGIAEQNMASTAAGLALTGKIPFISTFAVFASGRAYDQIRSSIAIPNLTVLICGSSAGLSDFGDGKTHQSIDDIGIMRVLPNMTVLSPADSVETKSMMEAVLAHKGPVYLRINRSDLPVLTDPAKPYRIGQMTRLREGKDVVIFASGVMVLKSLEAAENLEKGGISARVVNLSTVKPLDLKELEAQCTGVKAVVTAEEHNVFCGIGSAVAEALCASRLPIGMVGIKDSYGTSAKNYDELLEHYGLTASAIEKKAKEILEKL encoded by the coding sequence ATGAAATATGAAAGTTTACGCAGCGCATATGGTGAAAAACTTGTAGAGCTTGGAAAAAAAGATAAACGCGTGGTGGCGCTCGAAGCCGACTTGGGAAAATCTACCCAAAGCATAATGTTTGCAAATGAGATTCCCGAAAGATATTTTCAGATGGGTATCGCGGAACAGAATATGGCGTCTACGGCTGCAGGACTTGCTCTTACGGGGAAAATTCCTTTTATAAGCACGTTCGCGGTTTTTGCGTCAGGGCGCGCCTACGATCAGATACGTTCTTCGATCGCAATTCCCAATTTAACAGTTTTGATCTGCGGATCTTCGGCCGGGCTTTCGGATTTCGGCGACGGAAAAACGCATCAAAGTATCGACGACATAGGAATAATGAGAGTTCTTCCCAATATGACGGTTTTAAGTCCCGCGGATTCCGTAGAAACAAAGAGCATGATGGAAGCCGTACTGGCGCACAAAGGCCCGGTTTATTTGCGCATAAACCGCTCCGATCTTCCGGTTCTTACGGATCCGGCAAAGCCCTACAGGATAGGGCAGATGACAAGACTGCGTGAAGGCAAAGACGTCGTAATATTTGCGTCGGGCGTTATGGTGTTAAAAAGCCTTGAAGCCGCTGAAAATCTTGAAAAAGGCGGAATAAGCGCCCGCGTGGTAAACCTTTCAACCGTTAAGCCGCTTGATTTAAAAGAATTGGAGGCGCAGTGTACGGGCGTTAAGGCCGTCGTAACCGCAGAAGAACACAACGTTTTTTGCGGAATAGGTTCCGCCGTGGCGGAAGCGCTTTGCGCTTCAAGGCTCCCCATAGGAATGGTGGGAATAAAAGACAGTTACGGCACAAGTGCAAAAAACTATGACGAGCTTCTTGAACATTACGGGCTCACGGCTTCTGCAATAGAAAAAAAAGCGAAAGAAATTTTAGAAAAGCTATGA
- a CDS encoding MATE family efflux transporter encodes MSFQFLKRFSSNTDTSSLLFSNTDLLNLIWPLIIEQLLNITLGIADIMMVASLGEAAVSGVSLVDAVMVLVIQVFAALGTGGAVVASQYVGKKDEKLAGETAKQLLYSLIIISVFLVVLGFLSRSWILSVIFGSIEADVYAASQKYFVWTLFSLPGIALYSGCAALFRAQGNSYVSMLISVLINILNISGNAFFLFHLHWGVEGVALPTLISRLIAASVLIVLLYGAKEYHGRTAVSIKGVGHVRLNFRIIRKILYVGIPSGLENGVFQIGKILVLSIVSSYGTSAIAANAGGNTMAMLETLPGSACGLAILTVVGQCIGAGRQKEAVYFTKKITATAYVSVFIINIPILLFCSKILSFYGMSQETTRLAWLMSVSHSCFSIFIWPLAFAFPNALRAAGDTAYTMTVSILSMWILRIGFSYVFKWTGIFGLVEFMNWPSSFGALCVWYAMILDWLMRSFLFVRRFSKGKWKERKLI; translated from the coding sequence ATGTCATTCCAATTTCTTAAACGCTTTTCATCGAACACAGATACGTCCTCATTGCTGTTTTCAAACACGGATCTGCTTAATCTCATTTGGCCGCTCATAATCGAACAGCTTTTAAATATAACGCTCGGCATAGCCGATATTATGATGGTCGCTTCTTTGGGAGAGGCTGCGGTTTCGGGCGTTTCTCTCGTCGACGCCGTCATGGTTCTTGTAATTCAGGTATTTGCAGCCCTGGGCACCGGCGGCGCAGTAGTCGCTTCACAGTATGTGGGAAAAAAAGATGAAAAACTTGCCGGCGAAACGGCAAAACAGCTTTTGTATTCGCTTATAATCATTTCAGTATTCCTTGTAGTTTTGGGTTTTCTTTCGCGTTCGTGGATTTTGTCCGTGATATTCGGAAGCATAGAAGCCGACGTTTACGCTGCAAGTCAAAAATATTTTGTTTGGACGCTTTTTTCTTTGCCGGGCATAGCGCTTTACAGCGGATGCGCCGCCTTATTCAGAGCGCAAGGAAATTCCTATGTGTCCATGCTTATTTCGGTTCTCATCAACATTCTTAACATAAGCGGCAATGCGTTTTTCCTGTTCCATCTGCACTGGGGCGTGGAAGGAGTCGCGCTTCCTACGCTGATTTCTCGCCTTATAGCAGCGTCCGTATTGATAGTTTTATTATACGGTGCAAAAGAATATCACGGTCGTACGGCCGTTTCCATCAAGGGTGTGGGACATGTAAGGCTGAATTTTAGAATCATAAGAAAAATACTTTATGTAGGTATCCCGAGCGGACTTGAAAACGGAGTATTTCAAATTGGAAAAATACTCGTACTTTCCATTGTCTCAAGTTACGGAACTTCCGCAATCGCCGCGAACGCAGGAGGAAATACTATGGCTATGCTTGAAACACTTCCGGGCAGTGCATGCGGACTTGCCATTCTTACGGTTGTGGGTCAATGTATTGGCGCCGGAAGACAAAAAGAAGCGGTGTACTTTACAAAAAAAATAACAGCGACAGCCTATGTTTCGGTGTTCATTATAAATATTCCGATCCTTTTGTTTTGTTCAAAAATTTTAAGTTTTTACGGCATGTCGCAGGAAACGACACGCCTGGCATGGCTCATGAGCGTGAGTCACAGTTGTTTTTCAATATTCATTTGGCCGCTTGCCTTTGCATTCCCGAACGCATTGCGCGCCGCCGGCGACACCGCCTACACTATGACCGTTTCAATACTTTCCATGTGGATTTTGCGCATAGGTTTCAGCTATGTTTTTAAATGGACGGGAATATTCGGCCTTGTAGAATTCATGAATTGGCCCTCTTCGTTCGGAGCTCTTTGCGTCTGGTATGCGATGATTCTCGACTGGCTTATGCGCTCTTTTTTATTCGTGCGGCGGTTTTCAAAAGGAAAGTGGAAGGAAAGAAAACTGATATGA
- a CDS encoding SDR family NAD(P)-dependent oxidoreductase, whose product MSNVKNKVCLITGGAGGLGAEISEVLSLNGAAVFILDMEETKGSALAEKLNAEGGNARFEKIDLTSEEDWKRVVQSVVAQTGKIDVLVNNAGINIRKPIEEMNISEWNTMMTVNTGSVFLGCKYVIPVMRKQHSGAIINTSSVCGLVGHKYTPEAYTASKGAVTMLTKAVASRYAKDGIRSNSIHPSTVKTALVEKMLSDPQWCAERLGEVPLGRLCTAQDVAQAVLFLASEEASFINGAALTVDGGVTCY is encoded by the coding sequence ATGAGCAACGTAAAAAATAAGGTCTGCCTTATAACGGGCGGAGCGGGAGGTCTTGGAGCTGAAATATCGGAAGTTCTAAGCCTAAACGGGGCCGCGGTTTTTATTCTCGATATGGAAGAAACAAAGGGATCGGCTCTAGCCGAAAAACTCAATGCCGAAGGCGGTAACGCGCGGTTTGAAAAAATCGACCTCACAAGCGAAGAAGACTGGAAACGCGTCGTTCAAAGCGTCGTCGCACAAACCGGTAAAATTGACGTGCTTGTAAACAATGCGGGTATAAATATCCGTAAACCTATAGAAGAAATGAATATTTCCGAATGGAATACCATGATGACGGTTAATACAGGATCCGTCTTTTTAGGGTGTAAGTATGTGATTCCCGTAATGAGAAAACAGCATTCGGGCGCGATAATAAACACTTCTTCAGTGTGCGGTCTCGTAGGTCATAAATACACGCCTGAAGCTTATACCGCTTCAAAAGGTGCCGTCACTATGCTCACAAAGGCGGTTGCCTCGCGCTATGCGAAAGACGGCATACGGAGCAATTCCATACATCCCAGCACTGTAAAGACGGCTCTGGTTGAAAAAATGCTTTCAGATCCGCAATGGTGTGCGGAACGGCTCGGCGAAGTTCCTCTCGGAAGGCTTTGCACCGCTCAGGACGTTGCACAAGCTGTTTTGTTTCTTGCAAGCGAAGAGGCTTCTTTTATAAACGGCGCCGCTCTTACCGTTGACGGCGGAGTAACTTGTTATTGA
- a CDS encoding NAD(P)/FAD-dependent oxidoreductase codes for MNTEISITLNPEDENKNLVILQKIIKELKKQKITVPQAGSKDKIRFVNIKRSVDARHAKVKLYMRYKVYIGERIEDQDIGQKTVGGASCKAETGRQDFLPIRKIEHGDGAKKVVIIGSGPAGLFGALRLLENGIRPVIIERGSNVSQRKRDIAQISLNGVVDPNSNYCFGEGGAGTFSDGKLYTRSNKRGDVSRILKILVYFGADPAILTDSHPHIGTDKLPKIIDAVRSTIIDAGGEFYFNTLFTDFLFDGRSNAKTVCGVRVQNTKTGESFQLDADAVLLASGHSASDIYFTLAKTDPSSLEAKTFAAGVRVEHPRKIIDKIQYHGNASNLLSAAEYSLTTQAEGRGVYSFCMCPGGFVVPSSTSSAEIVINGMSQSSRNSPWSNSAVVVEIRPEDIPERFTEEAKQKGCVALAGLFYRTYLEIQTKKHGEGQKAPAQRLCDFLDKRPSQELPKSSYFPGLVPSRLDLWLDSHIKTRIEQGFKNFNKMMKGFICPEAIIIASETRTSTPVRILRSKETFESPALKNLFPAGEGSGYSGGIVSSAMDGENACAAIAKKLKSSSS; via the coding sequence ATGAACACTGAAATTTCAATAACTTTAAATCCCGAAGATGAAAATAAAAATCTTGTCATACTCCAAAAGATAATTAAGGAATTAAAAAAACAAAAAATAACCGTTCCCCAAGCCGGTTCTAAAGATAAAATAAGATTTGTAAACATAAAAAGATCCGTAGACGCGCGGCATGCAAAAGTAAAACTTTATATGCGCTACAAGGTATATATAGGCGAACGGATCGAAGATCAGGATATAGGACAAAAAACAGTCGGCGGGGCAAGCTGCAAGGCGGAAACCGGAAGGCAAGATTTTTTGCCGATCCGGAAAATAGAACACGGCGATGGCGCTAAAAAAGTTGTTATAATAGGATCGGGTCCTGCTGGACTGTTCGGCGCGCTGCGGCTGCTCGAAAACGGAATAAGACCCGTGATCATTGAGCGCGGAAGCAATGTTTCTCAAAGAAAGCGCGACATTGCGCAGATAAGCCTTAACGGCGTTGTGGATCCTAACAGCAATTACTGTTTCGGCGAAGGCGGAGCCGGAACTTTCAGCGACGGAAAATTATACACCAGGAGCAATAAACGCGGCGACGTTTCGCGCATATTAAAAATACTTGTGTATTTCGGCGCGGATCCTGCGATCTTAACCGATTCTCATCCTCACATAGGAACGGATAAATTACCGAAAATCATCGATGCCGTGCGCTCAACAATAATAGATGCAGGCGGAGAATTTTACTTTAACACTCTGTTTACGGATTTTTTGTTTGACGGGCGGTCAAATGCGAAAACCGTTTGCGGCGTGCGCGTGCAAAACACAAAGACGGGCGAAAGCTTTCAATTGGATGCTGACGCCGTTCTTTTGGCTTCGGGGCATTCCGCTTCGGACATATACTTTACGCTGGCAAAGACCGATCCTTCATCGCTTGAAGCGAAAACCTTCGCCGCCGGAGTCCGCGTAGAGCATCCCAGAAAAATCATAGATAAAATTCAATATCACGGCAATGCGTCAAATCTTCTTTCCGCAGCCGAATACAGTCTGACCACTCAGGCAGAAGGACGGGGAGTATATTCGTTTTGTATGTGTCCCGGCGGATTCGTAGTTCCTTCTTCAACAAGCTCCGCCGAAATCGTCATAAACGGAATGTCGCAGTCTTCAAGGAATTCTCCGTGGTCTAATTCGGCCGTAGTCGTAGAAATCCGGCCGGAAGATATTCCCGAAAGGTTTACGGAAGAAGCAAAGCAAAAAGGATGCGTTGCTCTGGCAGGACTTTTTTACAGAACCTATCTTGAAATTCAAACGAAAAAACACGGCGAAGGCCAAAAGGCGCCCGCCCAAAGGCTCTGCGACTTTCTTGACAAAAGGCCTTCACAGGAACTTCCCAAATCAAGTTATTTTCCGGGACTCGTTCCAAGCCGTTTGGATCTATGGCTCGATTCTCACATCAAAACCCGCATTGAACAGGGATTTAAAAATTTCAACAAAATGATGAAGGGCTTTATCTGCCCTGAAGCTATAATAATCGCAAGCGAAACCCGCACGTCCACTCCGGTGCGCATATTGCGGAGCAAAGAAACGTTTGAAAGTCCCGCCCTTAAAAACCTGTTTCCTGCAGGGGAAGGCTCAGGATATTCGGGCGGGATAGTGTCGTCGGCGATGGACGGGGAAAACGCCTGCGCCGCTATTGCAAAAAAACTTAAATCGTCTTCCTCATAG
- a CDS encoding glycoside hydrolase family 88/105 protein: MTDYFKPEKSIEKISNGDILKTLSAVSSRYMNVNPEEPFTVRPFSLYDISRNPDYRYTADCSKLFPDAEDGSYVYFCGRYFARSSGAIKFLFIPFGPVKIYMNNKAVYGTTFEDERYENKSITIDIPVRAGYNSLCVRCTKTRAGFGAEFGTWLGKLDYYFLHEREGLRDIEGFDYTYPQKNALKKLPAKTSLFVPFASWDEKQQRSGVLNRIFGRLLHDPVNKTFVARTVFVSPKTDSGSQKYAFLIDVSPSLQAEVYVDGVKLCDVGPDKAELGGVKAREDESYKAKSERNAECEKKTGVELRGALRVKKEISCGDGIHNIFLIFKVLSLKHEADFSVTVKNSKGHRVRLLNPLITQRPERFPWMFAGPFKKTSPAQLLDGNFDRNALVGADGEKTYWRIDMPGGWLRLYNDAPLFAHWNYPLGVTLYGLTETARHLKSAGLPELSQKISDYVKAHILRSLKTFDYALFDKKQFTGATAVHHLLTSIDSLDDCGSFASTMLEFCTDAQIWDGERTAEAHGGCASENSESVEDLYRRIAEYVGDYIIKKQSRLPDGTFFRKRMMHGFHNGTMWADDLYMSVPFLCRYSVLKNDEKILTDAAMQFLGFKKFLFMPENSLMAHVYDFGRKMNTGVPWGRGNGWTIFSLSEILRFLPDLHPLKKELTAFFRELAAGILKRQNDDGMWRQVLNMPESYRETSCTAMFICAYSRGIRNGWLTENVEEYKKSCVKAWRAIERFSIDAEGNVYGVCRGSEFAFTPRYYAEHLLPRLNDTHGIGIVLLAGVEMERLFKYCGR; encoded by the coding sequence ATGACTGATTATTTTAAACCGGAAAAAAGCATAGAAAAAATTTCGAACGGCGATATTTTAAAAACACTGTCCGCAGTTTCGTCACGGTATATGAATGTGAATCCCGAAGAGCCTTTTACCGTTCGGCCTTTTTCGCTTTACGACATAAGCAGAAACCCCGATTATCGCTATACGGCCGACTGCTCAAAATTATTCCCGGATGCGGAAGATGGCAGTTATGTTTATTTTTGCGGGCGTTATTTTGCGCGGTCTTCAGGGGCCATAAAGTTTTTGTTTATTCCGTTCGGGCCGGTAAAAATCTATATGAACAATAAAGCTGTCTACGGAACGACCTTTGAGGACGAACGATACGAAAATAAGTCGATCACTATTGATATTCCCGTAAGGGCGGGGTATAACAGCCTCTGCGTCCGCTGCACAAAAACAAGGGCCGGCTTCGGCGCGGAATTCGGAACATGGCTGGGGAAACTCGATTATTATTTTTTGCATGAACGCGAGGGGCTTCGGGATATTGAAGGCTTTGACTATACGTATCCGCAAAAAAACGCTTTAAAAAAGCTTCCTGCTAAAACTTCCCTATTCGTCCCGTTCGCAAGCTGGGATGAAAAACAGCAAAGATCCGGCGTTTTAAACCGCATTTTCGGCAGACTTTTGCATGATCCTGTAAATAAGACCTTTGTCGCGCGCACTGTATTCGTATCCCCAAAGACGGACTCCGGTTCTCAAAAGTACGCTTTTTTAATCGATGTTTCGCCTTCTTTGCAAGCTGAAGTTTATGTAGACGGCGTAAAGCTCTGCGATGTCGGGCCTGACAAAGCGGAACTTGGCGGCGTCAAAGCCCGTGAGGATGAATCATACAAAGCAAAATCTGAGAGAAATGCTGAGTGTGAAAAAAAAACGGGCGTTGAATTGCGCGGCGCTCTGCGCGTAAAAAAAGAAATTTCGTGCGGAGATGGAATTCACAATATCTTTTTGATATTTAAAGTCCTTTCATTAAAACACGAGGCGGATTTTTCCGTAACGGTAAAAAATTCAAAAGGACACAGGGTGCGTCTGCTCAATCCCCTAATTACACAAAGACCCGAACGCTTCCCGTGGATGTTCGCAGGTCCTTTTAAAAAGACTTCGCCGGCTCAGCTTCTTGACGGCAATTTCGACAGGAATGCGCTTGTGGGCGCGGACGGCGAAAAAACCTATTGGCGGATCGATATGCCCGGCGGATGGCTGAGGCTGTACAATGACGCGCCTCTTTTTGCCCATTGGAACTATCCGCTCGGAGTTACCTTGTACGGGCTTACCGAGACGGCGCGGCATTTAAAAAGCGCAGGTTTACCGGAGTTATCGCAAAAAATTTCAGACTACGTTAAAGCTCATATTTTACGCTCGCTTAAGACGTTCGATTATGCGCTTTTCGATAAAAAGCAGTTTACGGGGGCGACGGCGGTTCACCATCTTCTTACTTCGATAGACAGCCTTGACGACTGCGGTTCGTTCGCTTCGACGATGCTTGAATTTTGCACGGATGCGCAAATTTGGGACGGCGAAAGGACGGCTGAAGCTCACGGCGGCTGCGCTTCTGAAAATTCGGAAAGCGTTGAAGATCTTTACAGGCGGATTGCGGAATACGTAGGCGACTACATAATCAAAAAACAATCTCGCCTGCCGGACGGAACTTTTTTCAGAAAGCGCATGATGCACGGTTTTCACAACGGTACTATGTGGGCCGACGATCTTTACATGAGCGTTCCGTTTTTGTGCCGCTATTCGGTTTTAAAAAACGATGAAAAAATTTTGACGGACGCCGCCATGCAGTTTTTGGGTTTTAAAAAATTCCTTTTTATGCCGGAAAATTCTTTAATGGCGCACGTATACGATTTCGGCCGAAAGATGAACACCGGCGTACCTTGGGGCAGAGGCAACGGCTGGACGATCTTTTCTTTGTCGGAAATTTTGCGTTTTTTGCCGGATTTGCATCCTTTGAAAAAAGAGCTGACCGCATTTTTTAGGGAACTTGCGGCGGGAATATTAAAACGGCAAAACGATGACGGAATGTGGAGACAGGTTCTCAATATGCCGGAAAGTTACCGTGAAACTTCATGTACGGCGATGTTCATTTGCGCTTATTCGCGCGGAATAAGAAACGGATGGCTTACTGAAAACGTTGAAGAGTACAAAAAATCGTGCGTCAAAGCGTGGAGAGCGATAGAGCGTTTTTCCATCGATGCGGAAGGAAATGTCTACGGCGTATGCCGCGGCTCGGAATTTGCATTTACGCCCAGATATTATGCGGAACATCTTCTGCCCAGATTGAATGATACTCACGGTATCGGGATAGTGCTTTTAGCAGGCGTAGAGATGGAAAGACTTTTTAAATACTGCGGCAGGTGA
- a CDS encoding transketolase: protein MKYDAKRIKDLKRMAVRLREDIVEMIPPGKIGHLGGSCSAADIVTVLYFDRMKGLDPKNPKAPQRDRLILSKGHAVLVQYAGLSELGYFGREELLKVKTLGGMLQGHPDIDKTPGLEAVTGSLGQGLSVSQGIAMALKLDKNPAKVFCICGDGELAEGQIWEAAMSAAAYKLDNLCVFIDRNKVQATGPIDEILPVDNLKEKWTAFGWHVIEIDGHDISQILDAVFEADKTFGVPTMIIANTVKGKGFPFAEGKAQFHNAALNEEQFAQCKKDIEAMKKELEV, encoded by the coding sequence ATGAAATACGACGCAAAGAGAATAAAAGACTTAAAACGAATGGCGGTGCGGCTCAGGGAAGACATTGTTGAAATGATTCCGCCCGGAAAGATCGGACACCTTGGAGGAAGCTGCTCAGCTGCAGATATAGTTACGGTTTTATATTTTGACAGGATGAAGGGGCTTGATCCCAAAAATCCCAAAGCGCCTCAAAGGGACCGTCTTATTTTAAGTAAGGGACATGCGGTGCTGGTTCAGTATGCGGGGCTTTCGGAACTGGGCTATTTCGGCAGGGAAGAGCTTTTAAAAGTAAAGACGCTCGGCGGAATGCTTCAAGGACATCCTGACATAGACAAAACTCCGGGTCTTGAAGCCGTAACCGGTTCTTTGGGGCAGGGCTTAAGCGTCTCTCAAGGAATCGCGATGGCGCTTAAACTTGATAAAAATCCGGCGAAGGTGTTCTGTATATGCGGCGACGGCGAACTTGCAGAAGGACAGATTTGGGAAGCGGCAATGAGCGCGGCCGCCTACAAGCTGGACAATCTTTGCGTGTTTATAGACAGAAACAAAGTACAGGCTACCGGTCCCATAGATGAAATTCTTCCTGTGGATAATCTTAAAGAAAAATGGACTGCCTTCGGCTGGCACGTCATTGAAATAGACGGTCATGACATATCGCAGATTCTTGATGCGGTTTTTGAAGCGGATAAAACTTTCGGAGTTCCCACCATGATCATAGCGAATACCGTAAAAGGTAAAGGGTTCCCGTTTGCCGAAGGAAAGGCTCAGTTCCATAACGCAGCTCTTAACGAAGAGCAGTTTGCACAGTGCAAAAAAGATATTGAAGCCATGAAAAAAGAGCTGGAAGTCTAA
- a CDS encoding FadR/GntR family transcriptional regulator: protein MARKTSTLKKIASKKIADQVFDQLLDQIKAGVWEAGDKLPSENEMASAFNVSRISVREAVKRFAAMGIVETRQGEGSFLKQISLENCTKNILLPLFTMDPPSLLEIIEFRSINEPGAIALAAERITDEELAELERLVTDMKRSDVDIRKFIDDDLKFHLTISKASHNSFIIQMNDLMFEMLRKGMETTVSKLGRKDGIHYHTEILSALKKRNKNKAVELMREHIGVTAERLKEMLLDLHGR from the coding sequence ATGGCAAGAAAAACTTCGACGCTCAAAAAAATCGCTTCCAAAAAAATCGCCGATCAGGTATTCGATCAGCTGCTTGATCAGATAAAAGCCGGCGTATGGGAAGCAGGCGACAAACTTCCTTCCGAAAATGAAATGGCTTCGGCTTTTAACGTAAGCAGAATTTCAGTCAGAGAAGCCGTAAAGCGGTTTGCCGCCATGGGCATAGTTGAAACGCGGCAGGGGGAAGGTTCGTTCTTAAAACAGATTTCGCTTGAAAATTGCACAAAAAATATTCTGCTCCCGCTTTTTACGATGGATCCGCCTTCACTGCTTGAAATAATCGAATTCCGCTCCATAAACGAACCGGGCGCTATAGCTTTAGCCGCAGAGCGCATAACGGACGAAGAGCTTGCCGAATTGGAGCGCTTGGTTACCGATATGAAGAGGAGCGACGTTGACATACGGAAATTCATTGACGACGACCTTAAATTCCATCTGACCATTTCAAAGGCTTCGCATAACAGCTTTATAATCCAAATGAACGATCTTATGTTTGAAATGCTGAGGAAGGGAATGGAAACTACGGTTTCCAAGCTGGGGCGTAAAGACGGCATTCACTATCACACGGAAATTCTTTCAGCCCTAAAGAAGAGGAATAAAAATAAAGCTGTTGAATTGATGAGGGAACACATCGGGGTTACCGCAGAAAGATTAAAGGAGATGCTTTTGGATCTTCACGGCAGGTAA